In a single window of the Drosophila albomicans strain 15112-1751.03 chromosome 3, ASM965048v2, whole genome shotgun sequence genome:
- the LOC117570269 gene encoding lactoylglutathione lyase gives MGDVTGLSNAEADELCQTQDAATKDFLFQQTMYRIKDPRKSLPFYTGVLGMTLLVKLDFPEAKFSLYFMGYENPADVPKDPKERRQWALSRKATIELTHNWGTESDPDQSYHTGNSDPRGYGHIGLMVPDVYAACKRFEEHGVQFVKKPDDGRMKGLAFIKDPDGYWIEIFNAFSV, from the exons ATGGGTGATGTTACAGGACTGAGCAACGCGGAGGCCGATGAGCTGTGCCAAACACAAGATGCGGCTACCAAG GACTTTCTGTTCCAACAAACCATGTACCGCATCAAGGATCCGCGTAAGTCGCTGCCATTTTACACCGGTGTTTTGGGAATGACTTTGCTGGTTAAATTGGATTTCCCAGAGGCAAAGTTCTCGTTGTATTTTATGGG TTATGAGAACCCCGCCGATGTGCCGAAAGATCCCAAGGAAAGACGCCAATGGGCTCTGAGCCGCAAGGCCACCATCGAATTGACCCA CAATTGGGGTACCGAGTCGGATCCGGATCAAAGCTATCACACTGGCAACAGTGATCCACGTGGCTATGGACACATTGGCCTTATGGTGCCCGATGTCTATGCAGCTTGCAAACG CTTTGAGGAACATGGCGTGCAGTTTGTGAAGAAGCCCGATGATGGCCGCATGAAGGGTTTGGCTTTCATCAAGGATCCCGATGGTTACTGGATTGAGATTTTCAATGCCTTCAGCGTGTAA
- the LOC117570270 gene encoding apidaecins type 22-like isoform X2 has translation MKFAITLLLLSICALAVVSGHDKPPYLPRPTFRPYSRAVREADPGHDKPPYLPRPTFRPVARVVREADPGHDKPPYLPRPTFRPVRVVREADPGHDKPPYLPRPTFRPVS, from the exons ATGAAGTTCGCAATCACTTTGCTACTGCTCTCGATCTGCGCTCTGGCCGTTGTCTCCGGCCATGACAAGCCTCCATATCTACCACGTCCAACGTTCCGTCCGTACTCCCGAGCTGTGAGAGAAGCTGATCC CGGACACGATAAGCCCCCATATCTTCCACGCCCGACGTTCCGCCCTGTTGCCCGAGTAGTTCGCGAAGCTGATCCTGGACACGACAAGCCACCATATCTTCCTCGTCCTAC CTTCAGGCCAGTTCGAGTAGTTCGTGAAGCGGATCCTGGACACGATAAGCCACCATATCTTCCTCGCCCCACTTTCCGGCCTGTTTCGTAA
- the LOC117570270 gene encoding apidaecins type 73-like isoform X1, whose amino-acid sequence MKFAITLLLLSICALAVVSGHDKPPYLPRPTFRPYSRAVREADPGHDKPPYLPRPTFRPVARVVREADPGHDKPPYLPRPTFRPVARVVREADPGHDKPPYLPRPTFRPVRVVREADPGHDKPPYLPRPTFRPVS is encoded by the exons ATGAAGTTCGCAATCACTTTGCTACTGCTCTCGATCTGCGCTCTGGCCGTTGTCTCCGGCCATGACAAGCCTCCATATCTACCACGTCCAACGTTCCGTCCGTACTCCCGAGCTGTGAGAGAAGCTGATCCTGGACACGACAAGCCACCATATCTACCACGCCCGACGTTCCGCCCTGTTGCTCGAGTAGTTCGTGAAGCGGATCCCGGACACGATAAGCCCCCATATCTTCCACGCCCGACGTTCCGCCCTGTTGCCCGAGTAGTTCGCGAAGCTGATCCTGGACACGACAAGCCACCATATCTTCCTCGTCCTAC CTTCAGGCCAGTTCGAGTAGTTCGTGAAGCGGATCCTGGACACGATAAGCCACCATATCTTCCTCGCCCCACTTTCCGGCCTGTTTCGTAA
- the LOC117570266 gene encoding serine/threonine-protein phosphatase alpha-2 isoform-like produces MARRIIGNWKNPPEKLLGGSNLSDIIHRLETNKSPRNGVTLSESTLQSICREARNIFLTQPMLLELHAPINICGDIHGQYGDLLRIFNNCGFPSQANYLFLGDYVDRGHQSIETITLLLAYKLQYPFTFFLLRGNHESADVNRMYGFYDECKRRYNIKLWRTFVDCYNCMPVAAIIENRIFCCHGGLSPDLKELDSIRRLPRPTEVPMTGLLCDLLWSDPETNCVGWGTNDRGVGVTFNSDIVATFLESHGFSLIVRAHQVVEDGYEFFAERRLVTIFSAPNYCNLFDNSGAVLTVNASLVCHFVIIKPQVLQNQSTDGETL; encoded by the coding sequence ATGGCTCGTCGCATAATTGGCAACTGGAAAAATCCGCCTGAAAAATTACTGGGCGGCTCGAATTTGTCGGACATCATACACAGACTGGAAACGAACAAATCACCAAGAAATGGCGTAACACTTTCTGAATCCACTCTACAGTCCATTTGCCGCGAAGCTCGCAACATTTTCCTAACTCAACCCATGTTGCTGGAGTTGCACGCGCCCATCAATATTTGCGGTGATATACACGGTCAGTATGGAGATCTATTGCGAATTTTCAACAACTGTGGCTTCCCCTCGCAAGCCAATTATCTGTTCCTCGGCGATTATGTGGATCGTGGCCATCAGTCCATCGAGACAATCACATTGCTGCTCGCTTACAAACTGCAATATCCCTTCACGTTCTTTTTGCTGCGCGGCAATCATGAATCCGCCGATGTTAATCGCATGTATGGCTTTTATGACGAGTGCAAGCGACGCTACAACATCAAGTTGTGGCGCACCTTTGTTGATTGCTATAATTGCATGCCAGTGGCCGCTATCATAGAGAATCGCATCTTCTGCTGCCATGGCGGACTAAGTCCCGATCTCAAGGAACTGGATTCCATACGCCGACTGCCACGACCCACCGAAGTGCCCATGACTGGACTGCTTTGTGATCTGCTTTGGTCAGATCCCGAGACGAACTGCGTCGGTTGGGGCACTAATGATAGAGGCGTGGGTGTCACCTTCAATTCGGACATTGTCGCCACATTTCTGGAATCGCATGGCTTTAGCTTGATAGTGCGTGCCCATCAGGTGGTTGAGGATGGTTACGAGTTCTTTGCGGAACGAAGACTGGTCACCATCTTCTCAGCACCCAACTACTGCAATCTATTTGACAATAGTGGCGCCGTGTTGACTGTAAATGCTTCGCTAGTGTGCCATTTTGTTATCATTAAACCACAAGTGCTGCAAAATCAATCAACCGATGGAGAAACATTGTAA
- the LOC117570264 gene encoding ell-associated factor Eaf produces MMMTKQKSTLNERLNIGDEVRELKLGATFNPKNTSTAFHTIKYDFKPASVDTSRMATVDVGSNNQVTVTVPNLESSGVPHTVYKGNHKKYTKECLIIFDKETGAITIEKLNHNIQVKKTRSEMSNKPSLMPATNAPSAFPNGSGPGPGSGSGSLPVPSSGPRPTPENSTMRITSKTKVSTGSRRNNIIDYKPRNSPMQQSSPSRPVASHRSPQSAPAWHANNAQQTLPSIPMLLDDDDFGLGAAMHNGGQANISGSSTGSSVGQPDYASSHGHMGKQRQAPLQNHAKRQQLTQRSSPPMQHLQQQQRHEQQQQQHHQQQQQHQQQQNYGRGNSNSNNYAQQQQLQQQRPSFSNHNSNSMPLDLDSPSHHDLSSQSVAQAAAALEQEMASSSSSDSDSSDSDSGSDSDDSSVQDQPQSQHHQHQMQHQQHHNQHHQQQHLNQLPNLGLGSISPAYNNHHQQQQSHHHHQQQQQQQQHQQQMQQSGIYASNNGFPNDLLQNDLQLSSNSSDDDD; encoded by the exons atgatgatgaccaAACAAAAGTCAACGCTCAACGAGCGCCTCAACATCGGGGATGAGGTGCGCGAGCTGAAACTGGGCGCCACATTCAATCCGAAAAACACATCGACCGCATTTCACACAATCAAAT ATGACTTTAAGCCAGCGAGTGTGGATACCAGTCGAATGGCAACTGTCGATGTTGGCTCCAATAATCAAGTTACTGTTACCGTGCCAAATTTAG AAAGTTCCGGTGTGCCTCATACAGTTTATAAGGgtaatcacaaaaaatatacaaaagaatgCTTAATAATTTTCGACAAGGAAACGGGTGCTATCACAATAGAGAAGCTAAATCACAATATACAAGTCAAGAAGACAAG aaGCGAAATGTCAAACAAGCCAAGCTTGATGCCAGCTACAAATGCGCCCTCCGCTTTCCCCAATGGTAGTGGACCCGGACCCGGATCCGGCTCTGGCTCTTTGCCCGTGCCCTCCTCGGGTCCTCGACCCACGCCGGAGAACAGCACCATGCGCATAACATCCAAGACGAAAGTGTCCACAGGCAGTCGACGGAACAACATAA TTGATTACAAGCCCCGCAATTCGCCCATGCAGCAGAGCTCACCATCGCGTCCAGTTGCCTCGCATCGCAGTCCACAATCAGCACCAGC CTGGCATGCCAACAATGCGCAACAAACATTGCCAAGCATCCCCATGCTGTTGGACGATGATGACTTTGGTCTTGGAGCAGCCATGCATAATGGCGGTCAGGCGAATATCTCGGGCTCCTCGACGGGTTCCTCGGTTGGCCAGCCGGATTATGCGTCATCACACGGGCACATGGGCAAACAGCGACAGGCGCCGTTGCAAAATCATGCCAAGCGTCAGCAGCTGACTCAACGCTCCAGTCCACCCATGCAGcatttgcaacagcagcaacggcacgagcaacagcaacaacaacaccaccagcagcagcaacaacatcagcagcagcagaattaTGGtcgtggcaacagcaacagcaacaactacgcacaacaacagcagctgcagcaacagcgaccATCGTTTAGCAACCATAACAGCAATAGCATGCCCCTGGATTTGGACTCGCCTAGCCATCATGATCTGTCCTCACAGTCCGTTGCGCAAGCGGCTGCCGCGTTGGAACAG GAAATGGCCTCCAGTTCGAGTTCTGATTCGGATTCGAGTGACAGCGACAGTGGCAGCGATTCGGATGACAGCAGTGTTCAGGATCAACCTCAGTCacagcatcatcaacatcaaatgcaacatcagcagcaccacaatcaacatcatcagcagcaacatttgaATCAGCTGCCCAATTTGGGACTGGGTTCGATATCGCCTGCTTATAACAaccatcatcagcaacagcaatcgcatcatcatcaccagcagcaacaacaacaacaacaacaccaacaacagatGCAGCAGTCTGGCATTTATGCATCCAACAATGGATTCCCCAATGATTTGCTACAAAACGATCTGCAATTGTCCTCAAATTCGTCCGATGATGACGATTAG